One genomic region from Streptomyces sp. NBC_00457 encodes:
- a CDS encoding response regulator transcription factor, translating into MSIRVLLADDQALVRASFRMLIESEPDLEVVGEAATGEEAVALARSSRADVVLMDIRMPDMDGLAATRAISADADLVGVRVLILTTFEADEHVFHALRAGASGFLGKSVELSYLLDAIRLVARGEALLSPRATRTLIAHYLASPDRTGTPPRELTALTDRERQVLVLVATGLSNDAIAEQLHISPSTAKTHVNRIMTKLGARDRAQLVVIAYQTGHAHPVA; encoded by the coding sequence ATGAGCATCCGCGTTCTGCTCGCCGACGACCAGGCCCTCGTCCGCGCCAGCTTCCGCATGCTCATCGAGTCGGAGCCGGACCTGGAGGTCGTCGGAGAGGCGGCGACGGGCGAAGAGGCGGTCGCGCTGGCCCGCAGCAGCCGTGCCGACGTCGTGCTGATGGACATCCGGATGCCGGACATGGACGGCCTCGCCGCCACGCGCGCCATCTCGGCGGACGCGGACCTCGTGGGCGTCCGGGTGCTGATCCTGACGACCTTCGAAGCCGACGAGCACGTCTTCCACGCGCTGCGTGCCGGGGCCAGCGGGTTCCTCGGAAAGAGCGTGGAGCTCTCCTACCTCCTCGACGCCATCCGGCTGGTCGCCCGGGGAGAGGCGCTGCTGTCACCCAGGGCGACCAGGACACTCATCGCGCACTACCTCGCCTCACCCGACAGGACGGGCACTCCGCCCCGGGAGCTGACGGCCCTGACCGACCGCGAGCGCCAAGTACTCGTCCTTGTGGCCACGGGCCTCTCCAACGACGCCATCGCCGAACAGCTCCACATCTCGCCCTCGACCGCCAAGACCCACGTGAACCGCATCATGACCAAGCTCGGCGCCCGGGACCGCGCCCAACTCGTCGTGATCGCCTACCAGACCGGCCACGCCCACCCCGTCGCATGA
- a CDS encoding sensor histidine kinase codes for MIGPASLQRVTGAHPRMLDAALATLVGGIGLLPLLFGRWPDGVRPSGADAVAAAAAFLLLLARRRAPLPVLALTVLGEVAFTVLASYPSRVLKIAALIAVYTVARTVRRRTALIAVSGTALSLYAVITYATDSAAGPEAGAVFAWTGMFAAVGATVRTWHAYAAAMEERALRAEATKEEEARRRVAEERLRIARELHDVIAHHIALITIQAGVAGHFLRGRPDQAEVALGHIREAGRTVLDELGPLLHVLRQSGDETTDETQPIEPVPGLSRLGGLLESLTAAGLSVRQRQAGHPRPLPTAIDLAAYRVVQEGLTNAHKHGAAAEADLLVDYGPDELRIRITNPLDSGPNPASAATGTGHGLTGMRERAQAVGGSLHAGADADGRFRLAVRLPLPTAGPPTDTRTSDRPATTLPATAAEGRQG; via the coding sequence GTGATCGGACCGGCGTCGCTGCAACGGGTCACCGGCGCTCACCCGCGCATGCTGGACGCCGCCCTCGCCACGCTCGTGGGCGGTATCGGCCTGCTCCCCCTGCTGTTCGGACGGTGGCCCGACGGCGTACGGCCGTCGGGCGCCGACGCCGTCGCCGCGGCGGCCGCGTTCCTGCTTCTGCTGGCCCGCCGCCGCGCGCCGCTGCCCGTCCTGGCGCTGACAGTGCTCGGGGAGGTGGCCTTCACCGTCCTCGCGTCGTACCCGTCACGGGTGCTGAAGATCGCCGCGTTGATCGCGGTCTACACCGTGGCCCGAACGGTCCGCCGGCGGACCGCCTTGATCGCCGTCTCGGGCACGGCCCTCTCCCTGTACGCGGTCATCACCTATGCGACGGATTCGGCCGCCGGCCCGGAGGCCGGCGCCGTGTTCGCCTGGACCGGGATGTTCGCCGCCGTCGGGGCCACCGTACGCACCTGGCACGCCTACGCCGCCGCGATGGAGGAGCGAGCGCTGCGGGCGGAGGCGACCAAGGAGGAAGAGGCCCGCCGCCGGGTCGCCGAGGAGCGGCTGCGCATAGCGCGGGAGCTCCACGACGTGATCGCCCACCACATCGCCCTGATCACCATTCAGGCAGGGGTCGCCGGTCACTTCCTGCGGGGCCGGCCGGATCAGGCCGAGGTGGCGCTCGGTCACATTCGTGAGGCCGGCCGAACGGTCCTGGACGAACTGGGCCCGCTGCTGCACGTACTGCGCCAGTCCGGTGACGAGACGACGGACGAGACGCAGCCGATCGAACCCGTGCCCGGCCTGTCCCGCCTCGGCGGGCTCCTCGAATCGCTGACCGCCGCCGGGCTGAGCGTCCGCCAGCGGCAGGCCGGCCACCCGCGTCCCCTGCCGACCGCCATCGACCTGGCCGCCTACCGCGTCGTCCAGGAGGGTCTTACCAACGCGCACAAGCACGGCGCGGCCGCCGAGGCGGACCTGCTCGTCGACTACGGACCCGACGAACTGCGCATCCGCATCACCAACCCACTGGACTCCGGCCCGAATCCGGCGTCGGCCGCGACGGGCACCGGACATGGGCTGACGGGCATGCGCGAGCGCGCCCAGGCGGTCGGCGGCAGCCTCCATGCCGGTGCGGACGCCGACGGTCGTTTTCGTCTCGCTGTGCGCCTACCGCTGCCTACGGCCGGACCACCGACCGACACTCGCACGTCGGACCGACCGGCCACGACCCTGCCTGCGACCGCCGCCGAGGGGAGGCAGGGATGA
- a CDS encoding ABC transporter permease subunit translates to MSTTALDTQDAQKTTGTAGRHAGGQQVTFPRVVHMEWIKLRSLRSTLYTLAITVALVIGFGLLFSSVVGSGEGPGEDDFGDPTSISLGGVMLAALAVAVLGVLMSAGEYATGSIRATLAAVPSRLPVLWGKVTVFATVSFVLMFVAVLGAFLAGQSVLSSRGLETTALSDPGVFRALVGAAVYLTGAGLIGLAVGVLLRNTAGAITLVVGSLFVVPGLIQLLPSSWNDAIGPYLPSNAANAVMTVRTAGDSLSPGSGLAVFAAYIVVLLAGAAVLFKRRDA, encoded by the coding sequence ATGAGCACTACCGCCCTCGACACCCAGGACGCACAGAAGACGACCGGGACCGCCGGTCGGCATGCGGGCGGTCAGCAGGTCACCTTTCCGCGGGTCGTCCACATGGAATGGATCAAGCTGCGGTCGCTCCGATCGACGCTCTACACGCTGGCGATCACCGTGGCCCTGGTCATCGGCTTCGGGCTGCTGTTCAGCAGTGTGGTCGGTTCGGGAGAGGGCCCCGGAGAGGATGATTTCGGTGACCCGACCTCGATCAGCCTGGGCGGCGTGATGCTCGCCGCGCTGGCCGTCGCGGTGCTCGGGGTGCTGATGAGCGCCGGCGAATACGCCACCGGATCCATCCGCGCCACGCTGGCCGCGGTCCCCTCGCGCCTGCCGGTGCTGTGGGGCAAGGTGACCGTCTTCGCCACGGTGAGCTTCGTGCTCATGTTCGTCGCGGTCCTGGGGGCCTTCCTGGCCGGTCAGTCGGTCCTGTCCTCCCGCGGTCTGGAGACCACAGCGCTGTCCGATCCAGGGGTGTTCCGGGCGCTTGTCGGCGCGGCGGTCTACCTCACCGGAGCCGGGCTGATCGGACTGGCGGTCGGCGTCCTGCTGCGCAACACCGCCGGAGCGATCACCCTCGTGGTGGGCTCACTGTTCGTGGTGCCCGGCCTGATCCAGCTGCTGCCGAGCAGCTGGAACGACGCCATCGGCCCGTACCTGCCGTCGAACGCCGCGAACGCGGTCATGACGGTGCGGACGGCCGGCGACTCGCTGTCACCCGGGTCCGGGCTCGCGGTGTTCGCCGCCTACATCGTCGTGCTCCTGGCCGGCGCGGCCGTACTGTTCAAGCGACGCGACGCGTGA